The Malus sylvestris chromosome 3, drMalSylv7.2, whole genome shotgun sequence genomic sequence TTCAATAACCAGATAGTAACTGTCTGGTCAGCACCAAATTACTGTTACAGGTAAGTTAGCAATCTGCAATAaacttttttccctttttttccggAGTTTGAAGGTTTGTATTGAGTTTTCAACGATGGTCTGTTGCAGATGTGGTAATGTAGCTGCAATTCTTGAGCTGGATGAAAATCTTAATAAGCAGTTTCGTGTCTTTGATGCTGCTCCACAGGTGTGTACAAAACTTTGATTTTCTTGAAAAATAGGGAACTTTCTTTATTTTGAGCAGCACCGTGAAACTTTGTTCTTGTTGTCCACTTGTAATTGGTGTTATGTGGGTTCATGCAgccagttaaaaaaaaatgcactAGTTGTTGAAAGAATTCTACTTGACGTGATTGTGAATAAAATCTGGAAAGAGTTGAAATGCAGTTTGTGAATTGgattatattgaaataattagCATCAAGTATGATTAGTTACAACATTATCATTTTGTAAATGTACGAAAGAATGACACTCAATTCAGTGGCATGGACCGTGAGTGTATCCgctccctttttttttgttctgttgTCCCACTTCCcttatattttacactaaaagatGGTGATAAAATGCAGGAATCAAGAGGCGCGCccgccaagaaacctgcaccaGACTACTTTCTCTGAGGTTGGTTAAGATTGCCTGTCATTATCCAAGAGCCTAATTCGTGAACAGCCTATACAGACACAAGGTGGATGGAGGCATCTCTCCCATGATACACAGAATTTAGGGTGAGCGTTTGTGTTTGACTCCTCCAATGACCGGAGAAAGCTCTACTTTTCTGTTCGTCGCTGGTTTGGATTGTGGGGtttgcttttcatgtatgcctGCTGCTTCTACCATTTCCCATTTAGTACATGTAATAGTAGTGTGCATTGGCTAGCCTGTCATATGAATTATAGTTTCGTTTTCCTTGTGATTGTCGGAACAGGGAGGAACACACGGTCTCAGAAACGGACACTATTGCTTCTTCCTTTGGAACCTGATTAGAAGGATTTGATTGAATTAGGGACAAATGGTAAACAATTATTTTTGTCCTTGTGGGCAATAAAGCTCCTTATGATTATCTGGTTGTTCTTTTAACTTGTTACGATGGCGATAAGCATCTTAAATCGCCCGCTATTGCTACGGAGAGTGTATATTGATAAAAAGATACGAAATGAAGTTGTAGAGACTAGCGAGGATAGATAAGGTGAACTCATCCGGTTCGTTCTTGAGCGGAGTATGGACAGAGGCAGTTAATTAGGTGTATGATGAGCATATACATAGTTACTGTGAGGAGCAAGAATGCTCCCATTTTTATTCTACCCATGACCTGCAATAATCGCATTCCAAGTAGTCAAAACCCCCCTTATCGAACACATCTCCTTACCATCTTATCGAACACGCGACAAGCTCCAAAAATAGTTGTAGTCGAATCCCCTTCCGAGTCGTCGACTTTGTCGGATTTTTGACACCAACATAGTATACCCCTCTTCTTAAAAGAATCAAGAGCGAGAATTATGAAGAAGTTTACAggaaaaaaggtaaaaaagatAACTTCGGTTTGGAAGTGGATGCGGACTGGGTTCTGTTAATGTAGTTACCAAATGAGTGATCAGTCCAACAACTTATTTGCAGCGGGTTTAACACAGTTGTGGCGGCCCGTCCAATAAATGGTGATATGTTATTAGCACTGTTTTTAGcggttaaaaactaaaaaagtgCACCTAGATCCGTTGAGATATCTGTTTAGTCCGTTTGAGCGTTTAGGTCTCGACTTTTACTTAAATAAAAAATCGATAACTtttgttttgcattttattttgtcaataaaatgtaagagacttgttaaatacttggatgaatattcattatatgtttattCCCTATGTTTTCAatacagagagcttaaggggagggatccccattttttgaaaaaaatggggattaggtgtggggcccacttcacatcaaatttcaacgatccgaaccgtttattttgttagtctcgattcatagatcatccttgcaaaaattaaattcaatccgaaatcatttgcctatttaattatcaatatcaaatttcatattttcttatataacaaagtatttgttcatttccttgaacccaattagatgtcttaaacatttccaatttagctaatattttgcaaggatgatctatgaatcgaaactaacaaaatagacggttcagatcgttgaaattagatgtgaagtgggccccacacctaatccccatttttttttcagaaaatggggatccctccccttaagctctctggttttcaatatgttacaatactttataatctatatgtcattttattttgcaattgatGTATCACAATACAAATATATActtatttttaagtataaataagcACTTAAGCACTTATTTGTaccatatataataaattacttTGCCTAGTTTATCTAGGCTTCATTTAATAGCCTAGACGCTAGATCCTAACCCGGCACCCGACTAGCTCCTAGGTTTTTATTATGTAACTCCTCCTCCGGAAGTCCAGCCGCAAGCGCAAACTACCCTTCACATAATGAAGAAAACTACAAAACGTCAACCAACTAACTTGTTCCACCCGAACTCTACAATTCCCACCTGttgctctctctttctctccactGATTCATCACCAGACCCATCAAAATTCTATTTCCCTCAATAACCCAAAATTCCACTTTCCCCATCCACTCCTTGAGCAACTTCATTTTTGCATTTCCCGTTGCCCTCTGCTGAAATCTAACTAGTTCTTCTGAAAATTTCTTGCCTTTCACTCCAAAGTTTCCGTGGCGCATGCTGCGGTAGCTTAATTTAGCCATTATCTGTGATGGGTTCCTTCCCAAAGTCGATGAAAGCTGCAATTTTCTTCATAATTTCATCACTTTTTCTGGTTTCTGCAACTACCCAGGAAGGAGGATTCATATCTGTGGTCGTATCCAGAAAGGGTCTTGATTTCACCAAGGACTTGCTGATAGAACAGGCTGTTTCCTCCATAATCCCCCTTAAGCTGCCCGAAATCAAAAAGTCGATCAAAATCCCACTTGTTGGCAAAGTTCATATTGTTCTGTCGAATATCTTAATTTACAATGTGGAAATTGGCTCTTCATATGTGGAGACTGGTGACTCTGGTATTGCTTTAATTGCTTCAGGAGCCACTGCAAATTTGAGCATGGATTGGAAGTATACTTATAGCACTTGGTTATTTGATATTTCAGATAGTGGGGATGCCTCCATTCAGGTACACTGACCAACTCAGAAATGCAATCTTACTTTTCTCTTGCTTTAATTGCATTGAATTATGAACCAAGGCATAGGAGGATTATGGTAGATTGTACTTCTGTGATAACTGGTTGTCATAAATTTGTAGTTTCAATTCTAGTTATACTTGAGATTGAATTTATGCACCTCATAGAGTAGACTAGATAACCCCTTGGCGTCTCGCCTTGGGTAGCCACCCACTGCATTTTCATTGCCTCTTAAGGACAGTGAGAAGTGACCAGCTTGGAGTTGAATCTGCAGTCTTGTTTACTGTTATCATTAATATCTGGCTTAAATGGGTTTAAGTCTATGGAGTATGTTTCCAAGTCAAACCAAAAAACTTCCAAATAAGGAGGAAGTCTCCGGTTGGTTACTTTTGTGTAGGCCCTAAAGTATATCTAATTGTCATTAGGAGAAGCTCAACAGAACTATTAAGTAGAAACTGATATTATCGCACAATTTTACAAGATGTAACAGTGAATTATTAGAAATTAATGGTACAGAAAATGGTTCCGTGGTCAGTTGCTGTAACAAATTGCAGTGTATTATGCATTATGTGCATTCCAAGATCACTGAGTGATGAGAGATTTTCGTTGAGGTCAAAATTTTGATAGGAACAAGGTAGAGGAGTGGAACCAATTAAACTAAGAACATGTTCATAGAAATCTTATTCTGAAGCTTCTCTCCCCTCCATTTGTTTGATTCTTATAAAGTGCTGTTGCTTCTGAAAAAGGTTGAAGGTATGGAAGTGGGTGTTACCTTAGCTTTGAAGGACCAAGAAGGAACCCTTAAGCTGTCTGTTTTGGAATGCGGTTGCTATGTGAAAGATATCACCATTAAGTTAGATGGTGGAGCATCTTGGCTTTACCAAGGGTATGCAATCCTCTTAATTAACTTTGTTTTGACAAAGATTTATGTGCCTCTTTTGTGCCTCTTTTGTTTCGGTTAAAGGTCATTTCACCCTCTGAACCTGTATTAATTAAGGCTACATAAGGTCCACCCATAAGGTTTTTGATCTTTTCTCTGATACCAATGTATTGTAGTTGATCCGCTTACCTTTGGTTTTCAGATTAGTGGATGCCTTTAAAGGCCAAATAATTTCTGCAGTTGAAGATAATATTTCCAATAAAGTCAGAGAAGGAATAGTGAAGCTTGACAGTTTACTACAATCGCTTCCAAAACAAATTGCACTGGATGATATTGCAGCTTTGAATGTTACATTTGTGGGCAATCCTGTGTTGAGTAATTCTTCCATTGAATTTCAGATAAATGGTCTTTTCACGGCTCTTGATGATAATTCCGCTTCCAGCTTATACAATAAAGGTTCACTAGATCTTGTTCCCTGCAATGCTCCAGCTAAGATGGTTGAGATATCATTACATGAAAATGTCTTTAGCTCAGTGTCCTTAGTTTTCTACAACGTAAGTTTTTGCTTTTCCGCTCCATTCTTAACAATGATCTTTTTTTCTTGCTTCACTTTATACTTCCTCCTCCACTAAGGTTGTCTTAAGTTATTAACTTCTCACACCATATCTTACTTGAGCATTCAAAAACTGACCCCTGCCTTGCCTGATTTGCACCCTTATGTTGTTATACATCTATATTACAGAGACCAAGTTGCATAGTTAAATTAAcatattatttttgtttcccCTTGTCTTGTTCAGGAAAATTATATGCAACGGACAATCAACAAGATACCAGATCAGTCCCTTCTGAACACTGCTCAGTGGAAACACATTGTTCCTCAACTGTACAAGCAGTACCCAGATAAAGATATGGAACTTAATATTTCTGTATCTTCTCCACCAATAATAAGAGTTGCGAACAATGGCGTTGACTTCACTGTTTACTCTGATGTGACaattggtgttgtggaggaTGATGATGAAGTAATATCAGTTGCGTGCATATCATTGGTATGCTTCATCGGAATATGTGTCCTCATTAGTTTTATGCACAATTATTCCCTCGTCTGTTATGATTTTCCAAATGCCTTTTGGTGGTGCAGGAGATTCATGCTTCATGTTCCCCAAAGATCTCCAGGAACAAACTAGCTGGCATTGTTAAA encodes the following:
- the LOC126614472 gene encoding putative BPI/LBP family protein At1g04970 encodes the protein MGSFPKSMKAAIFFIISSLFLVSATTQEGGFISVVVSRKGLDFTKDLLIEQAVSSIIPLKLPEIKKSIKIPLVGKVHIVLSNILIYNVEIGSSYVETGDSGIALIASGATANLSMDWKYTYSTWLFDISDSGDASIQVEGMEVGVTLALKDQEGTLKLSVLECGCYVKDITIKLDGGASWLYQGLVDAFKGQIISAVEDNISNKVREGIVKLDSLLQSLPKQIALDDIAALNVTFVGNPVLSNSSIEFQINGLFTALDDNSASSLYNKGSLDLVPCNAPAKMVEISLHENVFSSVSLVFYNENYMQRTINKIPDQSLLNTAQWKHIVPQLYKQYPDKDMELNISVSSPPIIRVANNGVDFTVYSDVTIGVVEDDDEVISVACISLEIHASCSPKISRNKLAGIVKLNDITASLKWSEIGNLHMRLVQAILSTILKTVVVPYLNLYLWKGLPLPLPRGFTLKNSEILSTNSRLRIFSDVEFVEG